A segment of the Pieris napi chromosome 5, ilPieNapi1.2, whole genome shotgun sequence genome:
tactcaattttattttatcgtattcatttatttaaaacttttcatAGTGAAACATGTTGGGATCCGGCGATGGAggtaatattatcaaattgcGTGGGTTACCATTCTCCACTACAATCGAAGATGTTTTGGATTTTTTAACTGATGTCAACGTGTTGAACGGAAAAGAAGGTAATTCTATTATTCTTTtgggtttttaatttaacatattattcatatcttgttttattattgttaatcacTGTGTAAGCCACTCCATCCATCCATCATTTACAGGTGTACATTTGACTGAGGTACGACCTGGCCGTCCATCTGGTGAGTGTTTTGTTGAAGTGGAGAGCCAACAAGATGTTGAGGAAGCTTTAAAGaaagataaagaaaatatggGCAAAAGATACATAGAAggtaatgttaaataaaacttggTCTTGAAAGTTTTGTACACTCTATATTCTAAACACAAATGTGTCTCCGTAACTAAAATGGAtgcattatattaatataaattgacctattttattatttgtacacAAACAATCTTACAATTTCATTATCATGTGTTAAGCACAAATTTCAATCATTTATAAATCACTTCATTCTTGTTCTTGCTAGTGTTTTCCACTGATCGGCAAGATATGGAATGGGCACTGAATGCCATGAAACAAAGTGAAAATGGATTTGATACACTTCCGATTGTCAATGATGACATGGGTGTTGTTAAGCTGAGAGGCTTACCCTTTGGCTGCTCAAAAGATGAAGTTATACAGTTTTTTAACGGTAAGTATTTGCtcattagtatattattttctgttgTAGTTTAGTTATATGGTTTTTTTAACCATATACAACTTGATTGTACCTAAACAAATGAActctaaacaaaaaaattccaTTGCAACATAATCTTCATTCTTTGAACAAAATTATTACTGTGTTTTTTGCATTAGAGTTGTAATAACTTTTTAGTTTAGCAACtcttaaattcaaattctcttcttctttagtaaataattttcgATATTATAATCTTTTATGTTGTATAAAAGAATAAGTTTTGTATTTATCAGTTTACGTGATTGGAGAAAGAAGTCATAACACTCATAGTTTGGTGgatagtaatatttatttcgacTTGTCAAAGCAATTGGTACATCTAAGACAATAGTATGTATTTATCGGGTGGGCAGGGATCCAAGTGGCCCCGGAGGGGGTGCACTTACTATCGGACAACACGGGGCGGGCCTCGGGCGAGGCGTATGTTTACTTCGTTGACAAACAGGGTGCTCAAGATGCCCTCAGCAGGGACAGGGAGAAAATAGGACACAGGTGGGGGGAACGTTTTTATATGTGGCCTATTGTTGATATCTGGTGGCATTGCTGGTAAAATGCAATCTTACAAAGTTCTTAATAGGTTGACCCACATATTTTTAgcgttatattttattttacttttaaaaatggtAATTTTTACTTACATGGTTAGATCTCTATTTAATTCTTCTCTCATATAGTTTGGTAAACAAAGTAcacatattattttgttaaattgtcACCTTTATTCTGACAACTGTTTatctgttttaaatttataaaattttgcaatgtTGCCTCATATCAATAAACATTTACGATGCcacaaataaagtaatttggTGTAGAGGGTTAAGTATGGGACCTCTACATTTTGGAAATTTAAGATTTatggttttaaattaaaaatcacttACAGCAATACATTGTTATCATCTATAAATCATAAATTCCACAATAAagaggttttattaaataatatttgggaATTTAGTGAAATAAGGGCTTAATAATTGCACTCCAGAAATGCTAatgatactttattttattgttgtgatcatgcctttaaaaaatactagttTCTTATATTAGCTACACTATATCCTATTAGATCgtagaaagaaataaaaacctatACCATTAAagaatttgatatattatcaTCACATATCTTACACCTATAGCCATAATCTTGATATAGTatactttaaaacaaatatgtattaatgaaTGTCTGGGTTTCTTATTGgcaattataaaattcaatacacTGTCAAAATATCAGATATTGACAGCTGACAGCTGATATCATATgcaatatgattttttatacaaattcttCGCATCTATAATGGAATGACATAGTGACTTTTTTCTTATGGTAtgatcataataataaatcttaagTTACATTTGTGGGTTGCATTTGATTGGATGTTGAGTTGTCAGAGGGCGTGCGAGGGGCGAGGGGACCGGAGGGGGAAACGGCGGGAAGATTCAAGACAAGGATAGCGATATGTTTATAGGCGACGAGGTCTCCGAAAATGGTGTCGGTGTTTACAGATTAAATATGATGacgtcatattttcttttcagaatTCTGAAAGAATTTTCAGAAACATGTTTTTTAATCTGATTTTTGTTTCAaacttacatatgaaatttattatttttttggataaataaattaatttaaacgaaTATAGTTTGACTTCGTAAATTATATTGATGAAGACTTGGTATTTCAGGTACATAGAAGTGTTTCTGAGTTCGCCTGACGAAGTGAGGGCTTACGCAGCGCGAATCGATAATGGAATGCGATCCAGCCGTGGGTACAGACCGACACCGTATGATAGGAACGAGCGATTTGGTGGGCGCTTTGCTTCGAGGGGAAGAACGGCTTTTGGGAGAGgttggtaatttttattattattttatacatacatttaaatatattttagtaataaaagggagcgttcaattGTTACGTAACAAATTTGGGAGGTGGGGGGGagggtttattatataatgttaCTATGCGTTACAGAAGAGGGATGGTGTTTCTGAACTAAGCGATAGGTGacattatttttgataatatttacacgattaaaacaataacaaactgTTTAGAGGCTTTTCGGTACATTACCTCACATAATTGTGAGTAAATAGTCACTTGGTGTTCACGTAACGTTAACGAAAACGTAACGTTACACGTTACATGAGGGGAGGGCAGTGTCAAAAATCTTCGAAAATTGCGTTCATTGGTCAAAATTTGATCgtttaactaaaattttgGTATATAGTATAGTAGTAGTATAGTCCTCGCGTAAACCAAATATGTTGATTTATAAGATACTAATATTGCTATTAAAAAGGACCAACATTATCACTTATTATCTACCTATAAGACAAAGGACCTTAACACACAAGAAACCTGTAAGTGTGTGTTAAGGTCCTTTGTcagaaattagagaattatcactaaataaattcaaagccgtatatgtatatgtatgtagctttattgattaaagtaaattattcaataaagctttttataaatttgacgattattaacatgatcctaatccttgggattgatttgctccagttgaaacaatttgtatgacttaaagcttagcgattaaaaagagtggcggagagtttattgccagttcttcttgcccgctctacgccctttaTTTGCGAACTGGtggtaaaagtaaatttataataattaatttaacttcttttttgacgttcataagtgtactggtttacctatatgaataaagttattttgagtttgaatcaATGTTTAGGCGGTAGTGGTGGATATGGTGCGGCCAGAAGTGGGTTGAGACGCAGCAGTGGACTCCACTGCGTGCACATGCGAGGGTTACCCTTTAAGGCCTCACCACAGGATATCGCTTAtgtaagttataatttttgtgttgGATAATTGAGAATGATATGCTTCTAAGCATGTGCACAACTTCGTATATTTGTCTACAAATTTCAAGTTTattcaaaatcaaattaatacaaaaaacataGGAATACAGTAAACCCCAAAAAAATCGCCAGAGACAAAACATTAGAAATTGCGTAAtacctaaattattatattatgaagtATCCTGGTCGCGACAGTATGTATGATAATCTCAAGAAACTATGTACAAAATGTTTAAGTATTTACAGTATTTACGATAGAACCGGACCGTGTTATAGGAAATGGCGTTGTAGGATTATTTGAGAAAAgccgttttttttaacaactcAAAAACTAGGAAGAcgaatttaacaaatttatttagttaactATTACACAGGTGCAGtacgaaatataataataaacaaatcattATGCATTTCACACTACAGAATTATAAATCTCCGCGTTAAACGAGGGACGGAAATCGCGTTATAGGGGGATtactgtattttgttttttttatcgcTATCcctaaaatacaaataatgttgCCGTAAAAGCATATTATACTTTTTCGTTTATGGTTTTTTAGTTCTTCAAACCAATCCGTCCGGTCAACATCACGATACTCTACGACAGCAGTGGGCGGCCTTCAGGCGAAGCTGATGTGGAATTTGAATGTCATGATGACGCTATGAGGGTGAGCTTTTGCCATTTACAAGGAATCTCGAGCGCTGTCAAAAATGACACAAAACCCGTCTAGAGcgtcaataaaaaatcttcaaCTTCAGAACTGTCAAAGAATTTTAGCTATAtgaagtttgatatatttgacAGCGCTCAAGACGGGATTCTGACTTGAGATAAGATTTAGAATATACCTAATAATGGTTTTATAGGCCTTCATAGATTTcagtttaatgttttaaacgaATAACTCATAATTCATGGCTCTATGTGTCATAAATTATCTCTATGAAATTtcttgacagttgacatttgACACGTGTATATTTGACAAAATAGTGTGTATGGCGTAATAATGACGTGTTCCACTAATATCTTAAGTAAAACATCGTATTCTTTAATAAGACATGTCACTACAGGtagacacaaaaataataataatacactaAAGCAACGAAAATTCACGTGCATTAACATACTGacaaacattataaaaacagaaaaaaaacattaataaactgattataaataaagatatttaagaagttatattttactattgtattcatttatttggaataaaagataataagaatctttaacattatatttaatatgaaataaatatattaaatttcctATACAGGCAATGAGGCGAGACAAAAACAACATGGACCACAGATACATAGAATTGTTTCTGAACTCGTCACCAGGTAGCGGCGGAGGCGCTTTTAAATCTAACCGGAACTTCCGGAACTATTGATTGTCTCTGTATTACGTCCGGCAGTTATGCTCCTAATTTGAATTAATAGTGACGTCACATGAAGGttttaatactataaaatatttaacttgatttaaaaatatagttttataatagttattaatacAGATTATATCAGACTGATATCAATATTgctgttatataaaatggaGGTTGTAAATGACAGACTAATGTCCGGAATATTCAAATACCAATTATAATTGCAATAATACAGATAATTCAATAATCGccagttaaaatttttatttgaatatagaaACCGGACGTGAAGTCTAGAAAGTAACTAAACCTGTGACGTTACTTCCGATGCAAACAtatgttccaaattcaaaagttGTCAGGGGCCAACAAGGTTTTGCGACAGGCGGGACCGGCTAacgtaatgtaaaattgtaTGAGAATGCACACACTTGGTCACGTGACCGATCCCATACAAATTCGATTGGCGTCCGGCGCGCCTGTCGCAAGAATGTTTGTCTAAGGCCCTTGATGACGTCATTGTTCGAATCCCATTCTAATATGGAACTCTTTGTAACATGATTTCTATgttaaattagtatttttttactcaaGAATTATCTAAAGtacatttattgtatttttaagttttataacgGTTATGTGCATGTTTATATTTACACGAAATTCTGTTAAAATTGTCAACGGAACGACCACTGTACTTaatgttgaaatttttatacaaattctcAAAATTACAATGAGATTATCCACAGAGAATATTATAtaggtttaaatatatattttttttcaattactaagacaattatttaaattttctaataaaaaaagtaaataatattacgccACCAGCCATATTGCTATCTCTTTCATATCTGGTGGCAGACAATTCTTCGCTTTTGACAATTAAAGGGagataacaatatttaacaaagaacattttattttttcttttttcaaagtttactttatataaatgtgagAGATACGTCAactcatctgtctcttttcattatAGAAAATcgatttgacagaaagagacaaaagagcGCAATTGgactaaagaataaaaatctaattttgttgaattatttaaaatttttaaaaaatactaaaatttactaaatataattgttgCTTACGTAATGGGTGGATTAGTTATTTACTtcagttaattaatattaactccTAACGAACGACTCTTAGTGAAGTGTAATTCCTGtgtaaatttaaagtatttcatTAACACTCTTACTTTTTCGTTTCGACTCTGTGGATATTATTaagcttaaatatattttacagaacaattataataacatcGAATATTCGTGGGAAAGTGTCTGATTTTGTGGATTTTATACAGATATCCCGTTTTAGtatagattaattaaatagccataaagtttttaagaatgtgtggttttatttttatcccaATATCcgcaaagattttttttgcacAGATTATATCCaaatgtttacattaaaaagtaagtcataaagaaaaaaagaatcgGAAATAGCCTCAAGCAAAAAGTTTGTACTCAATTGTGTTCAAGACATTCctttgtaataaacaaatatattgacAATAGTCTATTGACAAGTAGCCCCAATATTAGTCGCAAACATTACTACACCTTGTCATCTCGACGCCAGAAATCAGGCGGCAATAAAAATGAGCTCTCGAATAAATCATGGGCAATCATTAGTGGGGTCCTCGGGGGTATTGGCGCAAGTGACTGGCGTCGGATTTCAAAACAGAATTGAAATatgaattttgatttattttataaatgggGTTTGAAGTTGAAACGTTTTCGAAAaggtaaatgtttaaaagaaaaaaatatgattcttGTTTTGACAGTAAATGTTGCACCtatgtaagaaaataattaatccgTTCTCTCCTAgatctaataaattaatatttttttaaacgatcTTCAAAGTGTCGTTGGATAGAATCTTTACGATACATGAAAAGAAATGAACAAgctttaaaatgattaattagaTTCAAACCGCTATATCATTTATAGATTGATAAGTGCCTGGATATAGCACACTCGATAGTCGATACAATTCTTTATATGTCTGGAGCCGCAAAATCGCCAACGCTTTCCCCTTAGTCGCATTCACCGTTCGGACCGCAGGGCGCCCCGCACGGCGGCAATAGGGCGCGGCACCGCGGCACCACGCCAGAGCACAAATAAGTAGGCGCCAGCCGTTGTCTTAGCACACCCAAACTTGTACCCCTCAATTAAAGACgcttattataaacattattgttattgtacAATACGTAatacagaaaaatatttaaattaaattgtctgATCTTTAAAGATCAGGCTCTTATAAGTTCACTGACATTTAGacattcattaatatttgacaattaaaaaactgttCGCGCGCAAATCTAGattttgacattgacattatttaaaagaacGAAGGTTGAAGGAATAATTGagtatttaaatacttaaacatTGAATGACTGGTTATAAGCCTAGCTGGTCTAGAAATATGACGCGCAGTGGGCGGATGCAATCGCATAGACAATTATGAAAAGCGATGTATTGAGGCGTCAGAGATTCAGCTGTCTCGACTGGTCGGCTCCTGG
Coding sequences within it:
- the LOC125049296 gene encoding heterogeneous nuclear ribonucleoprotein F-like → MLGSGDGGNIIKLRGLPFSTTIEDVLDFLTDVNVLNGKEGVHLTEVRPGRPSGECFVEVESQQDVEEALKKDKENMGKRYIEVFSTDRQDMEWALNAMKQSENGFDTLPIVNDDMGVVKLRGLPFGCSKDEVIQFFNGIQVAPEGVHLLSDNTGRASGEAYVYFVDKQGAQDALSRDREKIGHRYIEVFLSSPDEVRAYAARIDNGMRSSRGYRPTPYDRNERFGGRFASRGRTAFGRGGSGGYGAARSGLRRSSGLHCVHMRGLPFKASPQDIAYFFKPIRPVNITILYDSSGRPSGEADVEFECHDDAMRAMRRDKNNMDHRYIELFLNSSPGSGGGAFKSNRNFRNY